Proteins from a single region of Hordeum vulgare subsp. vulgare chromosome 6H, MorexV3_pseudomolecules_assembly, whole genome shotgun sequence:
- the LOC123404720 gene encoding histone H4, translated as MSGRGKGGKGLGKGGAKRHRKVLRDNIQGITKPAIRRLARRGGVKRISGLIYEETRGVLKIFLENVIRDAVTYTEHARRKTVTAMDVVYALKRQGRTLYGFGG; from the coding sequence ATGTCCGGCCGCGGCAAGGGAGGGAAGGGCCTCGGCAAGGGCGGCGCCAAGCGTCACCGGAAGGTGCTCCGCGACAACATCCAGGGCATCACCAAGCCGGCCATCCGGCGTCTTGCACGGCGTGGCGGCGTGAAGCGCATCTCGGGGCTCATCTACGAGGAGACCCGCGGCGTGCTCAAGATCTTCCTCGAGAACGTCATCCGCGACGCCGTCACCTACACCGAGCACGCCCGCCGCAAGACCGTCACTGCCATGGACGTCGTCTACGCGCTCAAACGACAGGGACGCACCCTCTACGGATTCGGCGGCTAG